Genomic segment of Pseudomonas sp. DY-1:
GTGCTCCTCGCCCACTACCAGCAAGGCATGACCGACTACCTGGCCATCGCCCTGCTGCACCACAGCGAAGGCGTTGCCGTGACCGATTCACTGGAAGTGGCGCCGGCCAAGCACCTGGACCTGGGCCAGTTGCACCTGGCGGCGCGCATCAACATCTCCGAGTGGCAGAACAACCAGCAGTCGAAGCAATACATCTCCTTCATCAAGGGCAAGAACGGCAAGAAGGTCTCGGATTACTTCCGCGACTTCATCGGCTGCCAGGAAGGGGTCGACCCGCCGAGCGAAACGCGCACTCTGCTCAAGGCCTTCAGCGACTTCGTGGAAAGCGAAGACCTGGCCGAGGAACAGGCCCGTGAGAAGACCAAGACCCTGGTCGACTACGCCACCACCCAGGCGAAGATGGGCGAGCCGATCACCCTCGACGAACTGTCCGGCCTGATCGACGAAGACCGCCCGCGTGCCTTCTACGAGCACATCCGCAACAAGGACTACGGGCTGTCTCCGGAGATTCCGCCGGACAAGCGCACTCTCAGCCAGTTCCAGCGCTTCACCGGTCGAGCCGAAGGCCTGTCGATCAGCTTCGAAGCCCACCTGCTGGGTTCGAAGATCGAATATGACGAAGGCCGCGACATGCTGATCATTCGTCAGCTG
This window contains:
- the yejK gene encoding nucleoid-associated protein YejK, coding for MPIRHCIVHFIDKKPDGSAAVLHARDSELGASQAMENLLADLNESYNAKQGKAWGFFHEESGAYPFSGWLKEYQDGARDFTAFSRQAVEHLQKLMEESNLSTGGHVLLAHYQQGMTDYLAIALLHHSEGVAVTDSLEVAPAKHLDLGQLHLAARINISEWQNNQQSKQYISFIKGKNGKKVSDYFRDFIGCQEGVDPPSETRTLLKAFSDFVESEDLAEEQAREKTKTLVDYATTQAKMGEPITLDELSGLIDEDRPRAFYEHIRNKDYGLSPEIPPDKRTLSQFQRFTGRAEGLSISFEAHLLGSKIEYDEGRDMLIIRQLPTQLKDQLKRRKD